The Amblyomma americanum isolate KBUSLIRL-KWMA chromosome 6, ASM5285725v1, whole genome shotgun sequence genome has a window encoding:
- the LOC144136707 gene encoding uncharacterized protein LOC144136707 isoform X1 — protein MGCCASAFHSGSYLTREGGGSPNVPADADGASPESQPRPEVPAPADPVATKQHAKPDAAVAGAVDPGVQGKGAVEDVKPQEPCSPTKAQAEPTTPTGDAAKQSGHSLSKKPSVIGTAKEDVLGVLESMKKNVEAAKEAFFERPSKAEQTKPPSSPTKPAPPVDEKRTEQAEPAKTPEAKKEGFFAKLGFTKPEEQHDKHKVKEEAVPKSPGDGKKSSGIFHFEFKKQASAEGPSEPPKNAAATVSVKTPPAVLSTADAIKQSSQEWMAAGAAQAEALKKASEEAVEAGKGKASEVVDAGKQKTQELVNVGKAGVEDVKQKTQVAADSVKSTAVAVGDQANKAADAAAQKAGELKEAALKAADAAKEQAASLAQHAQQSAAAAAGYMERKGDEAVQYGKAQADVLAQKSQEAASAAKSKVEELKESTVSAGKDAAAATAAKAEAAKNAAEQTVASGVAHVASATEKAKQTLESEAEKVGLAFQQAKPAVLEASESVKEAAHETTDAAKSGAESLKEQSQKAEGVAHEAPKSAFESAASAVKAVPEFLGEVVHEGKEKIESLFAHEKQEEPARTPSPMKEMASNVLAAGMAQFESLGHQVKSFLSDEPEQPEEETGGSRPLDVHTPKESVRSPLDAKATVGGERPVASKTVTIQEKSYERAESPKARSQEALDSAKSEAELLVEQVISSVVGASESLKHSENDAAHSEKDRIEQLKEKAQHEFALCQEKAHQLFSDVSSAVSGAATTVAAKSAEIYDATKSKAHAVSEQVSAAASETTESLKHGMHVLHDQAGMLLHTSKPEATGEAPGDCAAGFPGKQCEEPKEASLLQADTQQEKHGDRLSPSPKPEDIESAVVKIQAGVRGYLTRKNLNVRTHQDGDASTGNATHTEQVAAVGSISDPSDTEAAATKIQAAFRGYMVRKELKPDNGPSSAVNKEERELVESR, from the exons ATGGGATGCTGCGCCTCGGCTTTCCACTCGGGCTCCTATCTGACCCGGGAGGGCGGCG GTTCGCCGAATGTCCCCGCCGACGCCGACGGAGCTTCGCCGGAATCGCAACCCCGGCCCGAAGTTCCAGCGCCTGCG GATCCAGTAGCAACCAAGCAGCATGCCAAGCCGGACGCAGCTGTTGCTGGTGCCGTCGACCCCGGGGTTCAAGGTAAAGGTGCTGTCGAAGACGTCAAGCCTCAAGAGCCCTGTTCCCCGACGAAGGCTCAAGCCGAGCCCACGACTCCGACCGGCGATGCAGCCAAGCAGTCTGGCCACTCTCTGTCGAAGAAGCCTTCCGTCATTGGCACAGCTAAAGAAGACGTCCTCGGCGTGCTGGAATCCATGAAGAAGAACGTCGAAGCCGCCAAGGAAGCCTTCTTCGAGAGACCTTCCAAAGCCGAGCAGACCAAGCCGCCGTCGAGTCCGACGAAACCCGCGCCTCCTGTGGACGAAAAGCGCACGGAGCAGGCTGAACCGGCCAAGACGCCAGAAGCCAAGAAGGAAGGCTTCTTCGCAAAATTGGGCTTTACGAAGCCGGAGGAGCAACACGACAAGCACAAGGTCAAGGAAGAAGCAGTTCCCAAGTCCCCCGGAGATGGAAAGAAGAGCAGCGGAATTTTTCATTTCGAATTCAAGAAACAAGCGTCTGCGGAGGGACCATCCGAGCCGCCCAAGAATGCTGCGGCTACGGTCAGTGTGAAAACGCCTCCCGCAGTGCTTAGCACGGCAGATGCTATCAAGCAAAGTTCCCAGGAATGGATGGCTGCTGGCGCGGCCCAAGCTGAGGCTTTGAAGAAAGCCTCTGAAGAAGCGGTGGAAGCTGGGAAGGGTAAGGCGTCGGAGGTCGTGgatgcaggaaaacaaaaaactcAGGAGCTCGTAAACGTTGGAAAGGCAGGCGTCGAAGACGTGAAGCAGAAGACGCAAGTGGCTGCCGATTCCGTTAAATCAACAGCTGTGGCAGTCGGAGACCAAGCAAACAAAGCAGCGGATGCAGCGGCGCAAAAAGCGGGAGAGCTGAAAGAGGCTGCCTTAAAAGCGGCGGATGCGGCCAAGGAACAGGCAGCGTCACTCGCCCAGCATGCTCAGCAGTCAGCAGCCGCGGCCGCTGGTTACATGGAAAGGAAgggagatgaagctgtgcagtaCGGAAAAGCTCAGGCTGACGTACTCGCTCAGAAGTCTCAAGAGGCCGCCTCAGCAGCTAAGTCAAAGGTCGAGGAGCTTAAGGAATCTACAGTCAGTGCTGGGAAGGATGCCGCAGCAGCGACGGCCGCAAAGGCGGAGGCTGCGAAGAATGCGGCTGAACAGACCGTAGCCTCTGGCGTCGCTCATGTTGCTTCAGCAACAGAGAAGGCTAAGCAGACGCTAGAATCTGAGGCAGAGAAGGTCGGGCTCGCCTTTCAGCAGGCCAAGCCTGCGGTTCTCGAAGCATCTGAATCTGTCAAAGAGGCAGCCCACGAAACTACTGATGCGGCAAAATCCGGCGCCGAGTCCTTGAAAGAACAGTCCCAGAAGGCGGAAGGCGTCGCTCACGAAGCACCAAAGAGCGCATTTGAGAGCGCCGCTAGTGCCGTGAAGGCCGTTCCCGAGTTCCTCGGTGAGGTCGTCCATGAAGGCAAGGAGAAAATTGAATCTCTGTTCGCGCATGAGAAGCAGGAAGAGCCAGCCAGGACCCCTAGCCCCATGAAAGAAATGGCGTCGAATGTTCTGGCCGCGGGAATGGCTCAATTCGAATCTCTAGGTCACCAGGTGAAATCCTTCCTTTCTGACGAACCAGAACAACCCGAAGAGGAAACGGGAGGCTCGAGGCCGCTCGACGTTCACACGCCGAAAGAAAGCGTCCGCAGTCCCCTTGACGCCAAAGCGACGGTTGGTGGGGAACGCCCTGTGGCCAGTAAAACGGTTACAATCCAGGAGAAGTCGTACGAACGCGCCGAGTCGCCGAAGGCGCGCTCCCAAGAGGCACTGGATTCGGCCAAGTCCGAAGCCGAGCTGCTCGTGGAACAGGTGATATCTTCCGTCGTCGGAGCCTCGGAGTCGCTGAAGCATTCCGAGAACGACGCCGCTCACAGCGAAAAGGACAGAATCGAGCAGCTCAAGGAGAAGGCGCAGCACGAGTTTGCGCTCTGCCAGGAGAAGGCGCACCAGCTGTTCAGCGACGTCTCATCCGCCGTCTCCGGTGCAGCCACCACGGTGGCGGCCAAGTCGGCGGAGATCTACGACGCCACCAAGAGCAAAGCCCATGCTGTCTCGGAACAGGTGTCAGCGGCGGCGTCGGAGACGACCGAGTCCCTGAAACACGGCATGCACGTTCTGCACGACCAGGCAGGCATGCTCTTGCACACTTCCAAGCCGGAGGCGACCGGCGAGGCTCCGGGAGACTGCGCCGCTGGGTTTCCCGGCAAGCAGTGTGAGGAACCAAAGGAGGCGTCCCTGCTCCAGGCCGACACCCAGCAAGAGAAGCACGGCGACAGGCTAAGCCCGAGCCCGAAACCGGAGGACATTGAATCAGCTGTTGTCAAAATCCAGGCTGGCGTGCGGGGTTACCTCACCAGGAAGAACCTGAACGTCCGAACGCATCAAGATG
- the LOC144136707 gene encoding uncharacterized protein LOC144136707 isoform X2, with amino-acid sequence MGGVVSKVFGRGYRTNEPGSPNVPADADGASPESQPRPEVPAPADPVATKQHAKPDAAVAGAVDPGVQGKGAVEDVKPQEPCSPTKAQAEPTTPTGDAAKQSGHSLSKKPSVIGTAKEDVLGVLESMKKNVEAAKEAFFERPSKAEQTKPPSSPTKPAPPVDEKRTEQAEPAKTPEAKKEGFFAKLGFTKPEEQHDKHKVKEEAVPKSPGDGKKSSGIFHFEFKKQASAEGPSEPPKNAAATVSVKTPPAVLSTADAIKQSSQEWMAAGAAQAEALKKASEEAVEAGKGKASEVVDAGKQKTQELVNVGKAGVEDVKQKTQVAADSVKSTAVAVGDQANKAADAAAQKAGELKEAALKAADAAKEQAASLAQHAQQSAAAAAGYMERKGDEAVQYGKAQADVLAQKSQEAASAAKSKVEELKESTVSAGKDAAAATAAKAEAAKNAAEQTVASGVAHVASATEKAKQTLESEAEKVGLAFQQAKPAVLEASESVKEAAHETTDAAKSGAESLKEQSQKAEGVAHEAPKSAFESAASAVKAVPEFLGEVVHEGKEKIESLFAHEKQEEPARTPSPMKEMASNVLAAGMAQFESLGHQVKSFLSDEPEQPEEETGGSRPLDVHTPKESVRSPLDAKATVGGERPVASKTVTIQEKSYERAESPKARSQEALDSAKSEAELLVEQVISSVVGASESLKHSENDAAHSEKDRIEQLKEKAQHEFALCQEKAHQLFSDVSSAVSGAATTVAAKSAEIYDATKSKAHAVSEQVSAAASETTESLKHGMHVLHDQAGMLLHTSKPEATGEAPGDCAAGFPGKQCEEPKEASLLQADTQQEKHGDRLSPSPKPEDIESAVVKIQAGVRGYLTRKNLNVRTHQDGDASTGNATHTEQVAAVGSISDPSDTEAAATKIQAAFRGYMVRKELKPDNGPSSAVNKEERELVESR; translated from the exons GTTCGCCGAATGTCCCCGCCGACGCCGACGGAGCTTCGCCGGAATCGCAACCCCGGCCCGAAGTTCCAGCGCCTGCG GATCCAGTAGCAACCAAGCAGCATGCCAAGCCGGACGCAGCTGTTGCTGGTGCCGTCGACCCCGGGGTTCAAGGTAAAGGTGCTGTCGAAGACGTCAAGCCTCAAGAGCCCTGTTCCCCGACGAAGGCTCAAGCCGAGCCCACGACTCCGACCGGCGATGCAGCCAAGCAGTCTGGCCACTCTCTGTCGAAGAAGCCTTCCGTCATTGGCACAGCTAAAGAAGACGTCCTCGGCGTGCTGGAATCCATGAAGAAGAACGTCGAAGCCGCCAAGGAAGCCTTCTTCGAGAGACCTTCCAAAGCCGAGCAGACCAAGCCGCCGTCGAGTCCGACGAAACCCGCGCCTCCTGTGGACGAAAAGCGCACGGAGCAGGCTGAACCGGCCAAGACGCCAGAAGCCAAGAAGGAAGGCTTCTTCGCAAAATTGGGCTTTACGAAGCCGGAGGAGCAACACGACAAGCACAAGGTCAAGGAAGAAGCAGTTCCCAAGTCCCCCGGAGATGGAAAGAAGAGCAGCGGAATTTTTCATTTCGAATTCAAGAAACAAGCGTCTGCGGAGGGACCATCCGAGCCGCCCAAGAATGCTGCGGCTACGGTCAGTGTGAAAACGCCTCCCGCAGTGCTTAGCACGGCAGATGCTATCAAGCAAAGTTCCCAGGAATGGATGGCTGCTGGCGCGGCCCAAGCTGAGGCTTTGAAGAAAGCCTCTGAAGAAGCGGTGGAAGCTGGGAAGGGTAAGGCGTCGGAGGTCGTGgatgcaggaaaacaaaaaactcAGGAGCTCGTAAACGTTGGAAAGGCAGGCGTCGAAGACGTGAAGCAGAAGACGCAAGTGGCTGCCGATTCCGTTAAATCAACAGCTGTGGCAGTCGGAGACCAAGCAAACAAAGCAGCGGATGCAGCGGCGCAAAAAGCGGGAGAGCTGAAAGAGGCTGCCTTAAAAGCGGCGGATGCGGCCAAGGAACAGGCAGCGTCACTCGCCCAGCATGCTCAGCAGTCAGCAGCCGCGGCCGCTGGTTACATGGAAAGGAAgggagatgaagctgtgcagtaCGGAAAAGCTCAGGCTGACGTACTCGCTCAGAAGTCTCAAGAGGCCGCCTCAGCAGCTAAGTCAAAGGTCGAGGAGCTTAAGGAATCTACAGTCAGTGCTGGGAAGGATGCCGCAGCAGCGACGGCCGCAAAGGCGGAGGCTGCGAAGAATGCGGCTGAACAGACCGTAGCCTCTGGCGTCGCTCATGTTGCTTCAGCAACAGAGAAGGCTAAGCAGACGCTAGAATCTGAGGCAGAGAAGGTCGGGCTCGCCTTTCAGCAGGCCAAGCCTGCGGTTCTCGAAGCATCTGAATCTGTCAAAGAGGCAGCCCACGAAACTACTGATGCGGCAAAATCCGGCGCCGAGTCCTTGAAAGAACAGTCCCAGAAGGCGGAAGGCGTCGCTCACGAAGCACCAAAGAGCGCATTTGAGAGCGCCGCTAGTGCCGTGAAGGCCGTTCCCGAGTTCCTCGGTGAGGTCGTCCATGAAGGCAAGGAGAAAATTGAATCTCTGTTCGCGCATGAGAAGCAGGAAGAGCCAGCCAGGACCCCTAGCCCCATGAAAGAAATGGCGTCGAATGTTCTGGCCGCGGGAATGGCTCAATTCGAATCTCTAGGTCACCAGGTGAAATCCTTCCTTTCTGACGAACCAGAACAACCCGAAGAGGAAACGGGAGGCTCGAGGCCGCTCGACGTTCACACGCCGAAAGAAAGCGTCCGCAGTCCCCTTGACGCCAAAGCGACGGTTGGTGGGGAACGCCCTGTGGCCAGTAAAACGGTTACAATCCAGGAGAAGTCGTACGAACGCGCCGAGTCGCCGAAGGCGCGCTCCCAAGAGGCACTGGATTCGGCCAAGTCCGAAGCCGAGCTGCTCGTGGAACAGGTGATATCTTCCGTCGTCGGAGCCTCGGAGTCGCTGAAGCATTCCGAGAACGACGCCGCTCACAGCGAAAAGGACAGAATCGAGCAGCTCAAGGAGAAGGCGCAGCACGAGTTTGCGCTCTGCCAGGAGAAGGCGCACCAGCTGTTCAGCGACGTCTCATCCGCCGTCTCCGGTGCAGCCACCACGGTGGCGGCCAAGTCGGCGGAGATCTACGACGCCACCAAGAGCAAAGCCCATGCTGTCTCGGAACAGGTGTCAGCGGCGGCGTCGGAGACGACCGAGTCCCTGAAACACGGCATGCACGTTCTGCACGACCAGGCAGGCATGCTCTTGCACACTTCCAAGCCGGAGGCGACCGGCGAGGCTCCGGGAGACTGCGCCGCTGGGTTTCCCGGCAAGCAGTGTGAGGAACCAAAGGAGGCGTCCCTGCTCCAGGCCGACACCCAGCAAGAGAAGCACGGCGACAGGCTAAGCCCGAGCCCGAAACCGGAGGACATTGAATCAGCTGTTGTCAAAATCCAGGCTGGCGTGCGGGGTTACCTCACCAGGAAGAACCTGAACGTCCGAACGCATCAAGATG